The Maniola hyperantus chromosome 9, iAphHyp1.2, whole genome shotgun sequence genome includes a region encoding these proteins:
- the LOC117985603 gene encoding glucose dehydrogenase [FAD, quinone]-like gives MQALESYITSTCPMPFAGMTGDLFLKAVTAVVAAHCSILDDYHWPRDSAEEVIEKGSSISYDIIVVGAGTAGSLLASRLSNIYPAWSVLLIEAGDDPGIDAEIPAFLFLNQNSSNDWSYKTHPDGNSCMGFRNNSCIWSKGKGLGGSSSINAMIYIRGHPKDYSDWEKLGNQGWGYNDLTKYFENQEELFNITNSKFSGYENEWYNILDNAWKELGFTAYNYDNHEAVIGTKKTRLLTQNGKRMNTAKAYFKNSNNLIVMKNTKVEKVLLNQETKQAVGVHLRHKSGIAKVISANKEIILSAGSIGTPQLLMLSGIGPKEHLELMNIDCLLNLSVGKNLQDHLFFPLFFKTNINRELSRDLINILLLQYMLTRTGPFSTIGLTDYMGFINTNNISDYPNIQFHYTYFTKNDNFVLKPYLEGVGYSDEMIQVIEALNSEHDMLGIYPTLLNPKSRGEIFLAKPDLSQPKIKANYIQNPDDLLSLIKAIRFVHKLEGTVTFRALGIELLNVEIQNCSTYPFDTDAYWECYIRHMATTIYHPVGTAKMGPQDDDSSVVDSNLRVHGTINLRVVDASIMPIIPRGNTMAATLVIAQKAVDIIKKLYETNKDEL, from the exons GTATATCATATGACATTATAGTAGTTGGAGCAGGAACTGCTGGATCGTTACTTGCCAGCCGTTTATCTAATATCTATCCTGCTTGGTCGGTATTACTGATAGAAGCAGGTGACGACCCTGGTATAGATGCTGAG atcccagcatttttatttttaaaccaaaATTCAAGTAACGACTGGTCTTATAAAACACACCCAGATGGAAATAGCTGTATGGGGTTTAGAAACAATAGTTGCATATGGAGTAAAGGAAAAGGTCTTGGTGGTTCGAGTTCGATAAATGCCATGATTTATATTAGGGGCCATCCCAAAGATTACTCTGATTGGGAGAAATTAGGAAATCAGGGATGGGGTTATAATGATTTGACAAAATATTTCGAAAATCAAGAAGAACTATTCAATATAACTAATAGTAAATTCTCTGGATATGAAAACGAGTGGTATAACATTCTTGACAATGCATGGAAGGAATTAGGCTTTACTGCTTATAATTACGACAACCATGAAGCGGTAATTGGAACTAAAAAAACCCGTTTACTAACGCAAAATGGTAAACGTATGAACACTgctaaagcttatttcaaaaaCTCTAACAATTTAATAGTAATGAAAAATACTAAAGTTGAAAAAGTGTTACTAAATCAGGAAACAAAACAGGCGGTTGGTGTACATTTAAGACACAAATCTGGGATTGCTAAGGTGATCAGTGCtaacaaagaaataattttatcaGCTGGGTCAATTGGGACACCGCAATTGCTTATGTTATCTGGAATAGGCCCAAAAGAACATCTTGAATTAATGAACATCGACTGTCTTTTAAATCTTTCAGTAGGAAAAAACTTACAAGACCATTtgttttttcctttattttttaaaacaaatatcaaCAGAGAACTATCACGAGATCTTATAAACATTCTTCTACTTCAGTACATGTTAACTAGAACAGGACCTTTCTCCACTATCGGGTTAACTGACTATATGGGCTTCATTAACACCAATAATATTTCTGACTACCCTAACATACAATTTCATTACACATACTTTACCAAAAATGACAATTTTGTGTTAAAACCTTACCTCGAGGGTGTTGGCTACAGTGATGAAATGATACAAGTAATTGAAGCATTAAATTCCGAACACGATATGCTGGGTATTTACCCTACATTATTAAATCCGAAATCTAGAGGCGAGATATTTCTTGCAAAACCTGATTTATCACAACCTAAAATAAAAGCTAATTATATTCAGAATCCCGACGATTTACTTTCTCTTATAAAGGCAATTCGTTTTGTTCATAAACTGGAGGGAACTGTGACTTTTAGGGCACTGGGAATTGAATTACTGAATGTTGAAATACAAAACTGCAGTACATATCCCTTTGATACTGATGCATATTGGGAGTGTTATATAAGACACATGGCTACAACAATATACCATCCAGTTGGGACTGCAAAAATGGGTCCTCAAGACGATGATTCTTCTGTGGTAGACAGCAATTTGCGTGTTCACGGCACGATTAATCTAAGGGTAGTGGACGCAAGTATCATGCCTATTATACCAAGAGGTAATACTATGGCGGCAACTTTAGTAATTGCTCAGAAGGCTGTTGACATTATTAAGAAGCTATATGAAACGAACAAAGATGAATTGTAA
- the LOC117985597 gene encoding glucose dehydrogenase [FAD, quinone] → MAILTTVSAAAKAALTIGGIGKLTFIPLMLAAMAYFNYDLLDPENRPFNQKYLREEYDFIIVGGGSAGSVLANRLTEIEGWNVLLLEAGGHEHDISDVPLLSLYLHKSRLDWKYRTEPQDSACQAMIDTRCSWTKGKVLGGSSVLNTMLYIRGNKRDFDQWESLGNPGWGYDDVLPYFKKSEDQRNPYLAKNTKHHSVGGYLTVQDAPYNTPIGAAFLQAGEETGYDIIDVNGAQQTGYAWYQFTMRRGTRCSTAKAFLRPIRLRQNLHISLFSHVTKVLIDQEKKRAYGVEFIRDTEKQVIYAKREVILSAGAIASPQLLMLSGVGPASHLKEVGINVIYDSPGVGRNLQDHIAVGGIVFQVDYPISLVMNRLVNINSALRYAVTENGPLTSSIGLEVVAFINTKYANATEDWPDIEFMMTSASIPSDGGTQVKKAHGITDEFYEEMFGHISNRDVFGIFPMMLRPKSRGFIKLRSKNPLEYPIMIHNYLTHPDDVGVLREGVKAALAVGETKAMKRLGARFNDKPVPNCKHLPLYTDEYWDCYIRQYTMTIYHLSCTAKMGPSSDPMAVVDPQLRVYGIEGLRVIDASIMPAVTNGNINAPVIMIAEKGSDLIKETWIPKTNKRKRRSLKCSKLDQLLSRKNSLNTKCMVDR, encoded by the exons ATGGCAATTTTAACAACAGTTTCGGCGGCTGCTAAGGCAGCGCTGACAATAGGGGGAATAGGCAAGCTGACATTCATACCCCTTATGTTGGCAGCCATGGCTTACTTCAACTATGATCTCCTAGATCCAGAGAACAGGCCGTTTAACCAAAAGTATCTACGGGAAGAATATGATTTTATCATCGTAGGAGGAGGCTCCGCTGGGTCGGTTCTAGCGAATAGACTGACAGAAATCGAAGGCTGGAATGTGCTTTTGTTGGAAGCAGGAGGACACGAACACGATATTAGCGATGTACCATTATTATCTTTGTATCTTCACAAAAGCAGACTGGATTGGAAATACCG GACTGAACCGCAAGACTCGGCCTGTCAAGCTATGATAGATACACGCTGTAGTTGGACCAAGGGAAAAGTACTCGGGGGATCATCTGTCCTTAACACCATGCTTTACATTCGTGGCAACAAACGAGACTTTGATCAGTGGGAATCACTTGGCAACCCTGGGTGGGGCTATGATGATGTCCTACCATATTTCAAAAAGTCTGAAGATCAAAGAAATCCTTACTTAGCTAAAAACACCAAACATCACTCAGTCG GTGGATATTTGACAGTACAAGATGCTCCATACAACACACCAATTGGCGCAGCCTTTCTACAAGCTGGTGAAGAAACAGGCTACGATATAATAGATGTAAATGGAGCACAACAAACAGGCTATGCTTGGTACCAATTTACCATGCGAAGAGGGACCAGATGTTCCACAGCAAAGGCCTTTCTCAGACCCATTCGATTACGACAAAACCTGCATATTTCTCTATTTTCTCATGTAACCAAAGTTTTGATCGACCAAGAGAAGAAAAGAGCATATGGTGTGGAATTCATTAGAGACACTGAAAAACAAGTTATTTATGCAAAACGTGAGGTTATATTATCTGCGGGTGCGATTGCATCGCCTCAATTACTTATGCTTTCAGGAGTTGGTCCGGCGAGTCACTTGAAAGAAGTAGGCATTAATGTTATCTACGATTCTCCTGGTGTTGGGAGAAATTTGCAAGATCACATAGCTGTCGGAGGAATCGTTTTTCAAGTCGACTATCCCATAAGTTTAGTAATGAATAGACTTGTCAATATTAACTCAGCATTGCGCTATGCTGTAACAGAAAATGGACCATTAACCTCCAGCATTGGCTTAGAAGTAGTAgcatttataaatacaaaatatgccAATGCAACAGAAGACTGGCCTGATATAGAGTTTATGATGACTTCAGCTTCGATACCCTCAGACGGAGGAACTCAAGTCAAAAAAGCACATGGGATTACAGACGAATTTTACGAAGAAATGTTTGGTCATATATCAAACAGAGACGTTTTTGGTATTTTTCCGATGATGCTACGGCCTAAAAGCCGTGGCTTTATCAAACTAAGGTCTAAAAATCCTTTAGAATATCCAATCATGATACATAACTACCTAACACATCCTGACGATGTTGGTGTCTTGCGGGAAGGTGTAAAAGCAGCCTTAGCTGTAGGGGAAACTAAGGCTATGAAACGTTTAGGTGCCAGGTTTAATGATAAACCAGTACCTAACTGCAAACATTTACCGCTTTACACAGATGAATACTGGGATTGCTACATCAGACAATATACCATGACAATATATCATCTCTCTTGTACCGCAAAAATGGGGCCATCTAGTGATCCCATGGCAGTAGTGGATCCACAACTGAGAGTGTATGGCATAGAAGGTCTGCGTGTAATCGACGCAAGTATTATGCCGGCTGTTACAAACGGTAATATTAATGCTCCAGTTATTATGATTGCAGAAAAAGGAAGTGATTTAATAAAGGAAACATGGATACCAAAGACAAATAAGAGGAAACGTAGATCTTTAAAATGTTCAAAACTAGATCAACTTCTTTCGAGAAAAAATAGCcttaatacaaaatgtatggtTGACAGATGA